One Thermoanaerobacter pseudethanolicus ATCC 33223 genomic window, TCTTTTATGGGAAGCAAAGACTTAGATAAAATCAATGTGCCTTTAGACAGTCCATTGAGGAAAGCAGTTAAAATTATAAATCCTTTGGGAGAAGACCAAAGCCTTATGAGAACTACTCTACTGCCTTTTATATTGAATGTAGCTTATACCAACTATAGTAGAAAAGTACAAGATTTCAAAGTTTTTGAAATATCTAAAGTCTTTATGCCAAAAGAATTACCCTTAAAAGAATTACCACAGGAAATAAAGACTATTGCAATAGGAATGTACGGGAAAGATGTGGATTTTTACTCATTAAAAGGAGTAATAGAAGCACTTTTTGAAGTAATGGGTATAAAAGGAGTAGAATATGTAAGGGCAGAAGATCCTTCCTATCATCCAGGAAGGTCTGCAAAAATTCTCCTAGGTGACGAAACATTAGGTATATTTGGAGAGATACACCCTGATGTTTTAGAAAATTACGACATACCTGTTAGAGTCTACGGTGGAGAAATAAACTTAGATAAAGTAATACAATATGCTAATGTAGAAAAGAGGTACATGCCTCTTCCCAAGTATCCAGCTGTAGAAAGGGATATAGCAGTTTTGGTAGATAGAGATATTTTTGTAAAAGATGTGGAAAAAGTTATACTTGAAACAGGAGGAAAACTTATAGATAAAGTCGAATTGTTTGACGTCTATAAAGGTCCTAACATCCCTGAAGGCAAAAAAAGCGTTGCTTTCTCTATCTGGTATAGGTCTTATGAAAGGACTTTGACAGATGAAGAGGTAAATGTAATTCACAACAACATTGTAGAGGCTCTTGACAAAAAATTAGGAGCCAAATTAAGATAAAAAAGGCAATTTTACAGCCTTTTTTATCTTTTATCTTAATTAAGAAGGAAATTGCACTTTAATGTAGAAGTAAATAAAATAACAAAAGATTAAGGGGATGTTTTTGTGGAGTTAAATAAAGTTACCGTGATTATCAATGGGAATGAATATATTTTAAAATCTGATTATCCTGAAGAGCATGTAATAAAACTTGCCAATTATGTAGACAATGTAATTAAAGAATTGCTCCAAAACTACGTAAAGTTATCACAAATGCAACTACTACTTTTGTCGTCTTTAAATATTGCAGATGAACTTTTTATTGCAAAAGAAGAAAATAATGCTATCAAAAAGGAATTGCTTTCTTTAAAAGCAGAATTAGAAGAAAAAAATCGCTATATAAAACAATTAGAGGAGGAGCTTACTAAAACTAAACAACAGCTTTTAGAGACAGAGGAAGAGTTTCGGCAGTTTATAGAAACTTTTGATGAAGAAAAGTAAAGGTGATTGGATGAAAAAAGTTGAATTATTAGCTCCAGCAGGAGATTATGAGGCTTTAACGAGTGCAGTTAATGCAGGATGCGATGCAGTGTATCTAGGAGGAAAAAATTTTGGTGCAAGAGCTTATGCAACCAATTTTGACTATAATGATTTAAAATCTGCTGTAGAATTCTGCCATTTAAGAGATGTCAAGGTATACGTTACTGTAAATACCCTTGTAGCGAATGAAGAATTTGAAAAGCTGGTGAACTATTTAGATTTTTTGTATTCTATAGGTGTTGATGCAGTTATAGTGCAGGATATGGGAGTATTAAAGTTTTTACGAGAAAATTATCCTGATTTAAAAGTTCATGCCAGTACTCAAATGACAGTTCATAATTTAGAAGGAGTACAAGAATTAGCTCAAAAGGGAGTTTCACGGGTTATTTTATCAAGAGAGCTCACATTAAAGGAAATAAAGGATATAGTTCAAAATTCTAACATTGAAATAGAAGTTTTTGTTCATGGAGCTCTCTGCGTCAGTTATTCCGGACAGTGCTTTATGAGTAGTATACTAGGAGGAAGAAGCGGAAACAGGGGAAGATGTGCACAACCCTGCCGTTTAAAGTATTCTCTTGTAGATAAAGAGGGAAAAGTTTTAGAAAAGGATTTACACCTTTTGAGTATGGCGGATTTATGTACTATAGAACATATACCAAAACTCATTGAGGCGGGAATCACTTCTTTTAAAATAGAAGGTAGGATGAAAAATGCCGAGTACGTCGCTTCGGTTGTAAAAGCCTACAGAGAAGCTATTGACAGTTTTTATGAGAGCAAAGCTTTTGATTCAGGTAAAGCTATAGAAGAGATGTCTCGAATTTTTAATAGAGGATTTTCTACTGGCTATCTTTTTGGAGTTAAACCCTCTAAAATGAGTTATATTTCCCCTAAAAACACGGGAGTTGCTGCTGCAGAAGTGATAAGTGTAACTTCAAAAACTTCAAGACTGAGGCTTTTAAGGGATATTGCAAAAGGTGATGGAATTTCTAATGAAAAAGGAGAAAAAGGACAAAAAGTTGAAATAATATTTAAAAATGGGAAGAAGGTAGATAGAGCTTATGAAGGAGACATAATAGAACTACCTCTTAAGTTTTATGTAAAAGAAGGAGAAATATTAAATAAAACTTATGATGTATTGTTAAATGACAAGCTGAAAAACTTACTTTCTAAAAAGATTCCTATAAAAATTTATGCGGAGTTAAAAAAGGACAAACCTTTGTATATAAAGATACAAGAAGGAATTCATACAGTAGAAGTTTATAGTGATGAAATAAGTCAGATAGCAGAAAAAGTTTCTATTGAGGAAGATTTTTTGAAGGATAAACTTACTCAAATAAATGACACAGCCTTCTACGTAGAAGAAATAGAAGTAGTAGTTGAAAAAGGCCTTTACATGTCTGTAAAGGGAATAAAAGAGGCGCGAAGAAAAGCAATAGAAATGTTAGAAAAGAAAAAGTTAGAGTATTACAGAAGAGAAGAAAAACACACCTTTTTTAGTCTACTTCCTTTTAAAGAGAAAAAGGAAAAAGTGAGTTTAACTTTTTATACTGATAAAGTTGAGCACTTGAAGATAGCCAGCCAATTGGGTATAGAATACGTCTATTTCAATTACAAGCTTGATATAAAACTTTTAAAAAAAGGTTTAGAACTGACAAAAGATTCAAAGACAACGGTTATACCTGCTTTTCCTTCTATATTGAGGGAAGAGATAAAAAGAATAAAGCCTCAATTAGAATTTTTACAAGATATGGGGATAAACAAAATTTTGGTTTCAAATTTAGGGCTTTATCATATTGCAAAAAATTATGACTTTGAGATATTTATAGATTATCCTTTAAATATTTTCAACAATTTAGCTGTAGATTACGTTAAACCTTACGCTGTGACTTTATCTTATGAACTTACGCTGGAGCAGATTAAAGATATTGCCAAAAGAAGTGATGTAAAATTTGAAGCTTTAATATACGGTAGACTGCCTCTTATGACAATGGAATATTGTCCAATAAGGAATTTAGTAGGCTGTGACAGAGAAAGGTGTGAAAAAGGTTATTATTTTCTAAAAGACAGAAAAGGCAAATTAATGCCTCTTAAAAGCAATGGTTTTTGCAGGATGCAGATTTTAAACGCAGATGTGCTTTTAATGTTAAGCATAAAGGAGCTTAAACAAGCTGGACTTTCTTTTTTGAGGATACATGATACAATAGAAGAAGATGAAGAAATAGAGAAAGTTTTAAAAATGCATATTGAAGCTTTAAAAGGGAATGAAATTGAAATTTTAGAAGGAAAATATACAAAAGGACATTTTTACAGAGGAGTTTTGTGATGGTGAGGGGAATTAATAGTAGAGCAATAAAAAGTCTTGAATTTGACAAGATAGTGGAGTTTATTGTTGGCTATTGTGATTCGGATTTAGGCAAACAAAAAGCTTTAGATATTGTCATAAAAAAAGACATAGAGGAAATAGAGAGGGAATTAGATTTACTGAATGAGGCAATTAGCTTTATTTCCTCCTATGGAGGTATTTCTTTTGCTTTTGAGGACATAAGGGATTATATAAAAAAAGCACAAATAGATTCCGTGCTTTATAACCAAGAGCTTTTAAAGATAAAGAAATTTCTTAACTTGGTAAGCCAAATAAAAGGCTATTTTAAAAATCTTCAAGAAAGTGATAGATTTGTAAGGTTAAAAGAATATGATAAAAAAGTCTTACCGATAAAAAATTTGGAAAAAAGGATTGAAAATATAATAATTTCAGAAGATGAAATAGCAGATGATGCTTCTCCAATGCTTAAAGCTTTAAGAAGGCAGAAATTGAGCATAAATGAAAAAATAAGGGCGACATTGAATTCAATAATTTCTACACGTCAAAAAGAATTGCAAGAGCCTATTATAACTGTAAGACAGGGAAGATACGTTGTACCTGTAAAACAAGAATATCGCAGCACTTTTAAAGGTATCGTCCACGACCAATCCTCCAGTGGTGCTACTCTTTTTATTGAACCTATGCAAGTGGTTGACTTAAACAACGAATTGAGACAAGTGGAATTAAAAGAGAAGCAGGAGATACAGAGAATACTTTTTGAACTTTCTCAAGAGGTCAAAAAGTATTCACAAATTTTATTTAATGACATTGAAATAGTTTCAGAATTAGATTTTATATTTGCTAAGGCTAAATATTCTTTAAAGCTAAAAGCTGTAAGGCCAGAGCTAAACACAATGGGATATATTAATTTAAAAAAAGCAAGGCATCCTCTCATAAATCAGGAAGTAGTTGTTCCTATAGATATACATATAGGAAAGCAATTTAATACTTTAGTCATTACTGGTCCTAATACCGGTGGGAAAACTGTAACTTTAAAAACAGTGGGACTTTTAACTTTAATGGCAATGGCGGGGCTTAATATTCCTGCGGAAGAAAAGTCACAGGTTTCAATATTTGAGGAAGTTTTTGTGGATATAGGAGATGAGCAGAGTATTGAACAAAGCTTAAGCACTTTTTCTTCTCATATGACGAATATTGTAAGTATACTCCAAAAAGTAAACAAAAATTGCCTTGTTTTGTTAGATGAATTAGGGGCAGGTACAGATCCTATAGAAGGTGCTGCTTTGGCTATGAGTATTCTCGATACCTTGCATAAGATTGGTGCGAAGACAATAGCCACTACTCATTATAGTGAGCTAAAGCAGTATGCCTTAAAAATTCCAGGAGTAGAAAATGCCAGTGTGGAATTTGATGTTGAAACTTTAAAGCCTACTTATAAACTTATAATAAGCCTTCCTGGCAAAAGCAATGCCTTTGAAATATCTAAAAGATTGGGACTTCCTCAGCAAATAATAGAAAATGCGAGAAAGTATATTTCAGGAGAAGCTTTAAAATTTGAAGACATAATTGCAGACGTCGAAAGTAAACGAAGGGAATTGGAAAAGGCAAATCACGAAATAGCTTTTTTAAAGAAAGATGTGGAAATTTTAAAAGAGGAATTAGAAAAAGAAAAGAAAAAATTGCAAAGTGAAAGGGATAAAATATTAAAAGAGGCGAAAGAAAAGGCGAGGAAAATAATACAAGAAGCGAAATTTACTGCTGAAGAAATAATCAAAAAGATAAGAGAGGCAGAAGAAAGCACACAAAATAAAGACAGGATAATACAAGAAGTAAGAGAAGAATTAAAGAAAAATTTAGAAGAATTAGAAGAAGAAGTTTTAAAGCCTAAAGAGGCTCACTACAGCAGAATCCCTGATAATTTAAAAGAGGGACAGACAGTCTATATAGTACCTTTGGACCAAAATGGGATTGTACTTTCTCTTCCTGACAAATCGGGAAATGTAGAAGTGCAGGCAGGAATTTTAAAGATGACAGTTCATATAAGTAATTTGAGGGTAGCAGAGGAGAAAGAAGAGGAGGAAGTAAAAAAAGGCTACAGCAAATTTGTACACGAAAAGTCTCAATCTATAAGCACTTCCATAGATGTAAGAGGTAAAAACCTTGACGATGCTTTATTAGAGGTGGAAAAATATATAGACGATGCTTATTTAGCTGGACTTAAGGAGGTGACAATTATTCACGGACGTGGTACAGGGGTGTTAAGGACAGGGATATCACAATTTTTAAGAAGCAATAAGCATGTTAAATCTTTTAGATTAGGTAAATACGGTGAAGGAGGAGACGGTGTTACAATAGTAGAATTAGCCAATAAATAGGGGATGGTAAAATGTATTTGGTAAGTGCTTGTCTTGCCGGAGTTAACTGTAAATACGATGAAGGAAACAATGAAAAAGAAGAAATAAAAAAATTAGTAGAAGAAGGAAAGGCTATTTTAGTTTGCCCTGAGCAATTAGGTGGACTTCCAACTCCGC contains:
- a CDS encoding DUF3656 domain-containing U32 family peptidase, coding for MKKVELLAPAGDYEALTSAVNAGCDAVYLGGKNFGARAYATNFDYNDLKSAVEFCHLRDVKVYVTVNTLVANEEFEKLVNYLDFLYSIGVDAVIVQDMGVLKFLRENYPDLKVHASTQMTVHNLEGVQELAQKGVSRVILSRELTLKEIKDIVQNSNIEIEVFVHGALCVSYSGQCFMSSILGGRSGNRGRCAQPCRLKYSLVDKEGKVLEKDLHLLSMADLCTIEHIPKLIEAGITSFKIEGRMKNAEYVASVVKAYREAIDSFYESKAFDSGKAIEEMSRIFNRGFSTGYLFGVKPSKMSYISPKNTGVAAAEVISVTSKTSRLRLLRDIAKGDGISNEKGEKGQKVEIIFKNGKKVDRAYEGDIIELPLKFYVKEGEILNKTYDVLLNDKLKNLLSKKIPIKIYAELKKDKPLYIKIQEGIHTVEVYSDEISQIAEKVSIEEDFLKDKLTQINDTAFYVEEIEVVVEKGLYMSVKGIKEARRKAIEMLEKKKLEYYRREEKHTFFSLLPFKEKKEKVSLTFYTDKVEHLKIASQLGIEYVYFNYKLDIKLLKKGLELTKDSKTTVIPAFPSILREEIKRIKPQLEFLQDMGINKILVSNLGLYHIAKNYDFEIFIDYPLNIFNNLAVDYVKPYAVTLSYELTLEQIKDIAKRSDVKFEALIYGRLPLMTMEYCPIRNLVGCDRERCEKGYYFLKDRKGKLMPLKSNGFCRMQILNADVLLMLSIKELKQAGLSFLRIHDTIEEDEEIEKVLKMHIEALKGNEIEILEGKYTKGHFYRGVL
- the zapA gene encoding cell division protein ZapA: MELNKVTVIINGNEYILKSDYPEEHVIKLANYVDNVIKELLQNYVKLSQMQLLLLSSLNIADELFIAKEENNAIKKELLSLKAELEEKNRYIKQLEEELTKTKQQLLETEEEFRQFIETFDEEK
- a CDS encoding endonuclease MutS2, with product MVRGINSRAIKSLEFDKIVEFIVGYCDSDLGKQKALDIVIKKDIEEIERELDLLNEAISFISSYGGISFAFEDIRDYIKKAQIDSVLYNQELLKIKKFLNLVSQIKGYFKNLQESDRFVRLKEYDKKVLPIKNLEKRIENIIISEDEIADDASPMLKALRRQKLSINEKIRATLNSIISTRQKELQEPIITVRQGRYVVPVKQEYRSTFKGIVHDQSSSGATLFIEPMQVVDLNNELRQVELKEKQEIQRILFELSQEVKKYSQILFNDIEIVSELDFIFAKAKYSLKLKAVRPELNTMGYINLKKARHPLINQEVVVPIDIHIGKQFNTLVITGPNTGGKTVTLKTVGLLTLMAMAGLNIPAEEKSQVSIFEEVFVDIGDEQSIEQSLSTFSSHMTNIVSILQKVNKNCLVLLDELGAGTDPIEGAALAMSILDTLHKIGAKTIATTHYSELKQYALKIPGVENASVEFDVETLKPTYKLIISLPGKSNAFEISKRLGLPQQIIENARKYISGEALKFEDIIADVESKRRELEKANHEIAFLKKDVEILKEELEKEKKKLQSERDKILKEAKEKARKIIQEAKFTAEEIIKKIREAEESTQNKDRIIQEVREELKKNLEELEEEVLKPKEAHYSRIPDNLKEGQTVYIVPLDQNGIVLSLPDKSGNVEVQAGILKMTVHISNLRVAEEKEEEEVKKGYSKFVHEKSQSISTSIDVRGKNLDDALLEVEKYIDDAYLAGLKEVTIIHGRGTGVLRTGISQFLRSNKHVKSFRLGKYGEGGDGVTIVELANK